Proteins encoded in a region of the Perognathus longimembris pacificus isolate PPM17 chromosome 11, ASM2315922v1, whole genome shotgun sequence genome:
- the LOC125359575 gene encoding nudC domain-containing protein 2-like — MSAPFEERSGVVLCRTPWGQWYQTLEEVFIEVQVPPGTRAQDVQCGLHGRHVALAVGGRDILKGKLFDSTIANEGTWTLKDRKMVRIVLTKTKRDAANCWTSLLESEYAADPWMQDQMQRKLTLERFQKENPGFDFSGAEISGNYTKGGPDFSNLEK; from the coding sequence aTGTCGGCTCCGTTCGAGGAGCGCAGCGGGGTGGTGCTGTGCAGGACGCCGTGGGGCCAGTGGTACCAGACGCTGGAGGAGGTGTTCATCGAGGTGCAGGTGCCTCCGGGCACGCGCGCGCAGGACGTGCAGTGCGGCCTGCACGGCCGGCACGTGGCGCTGGCCGTGGGCGGCCGCGACATCCTCAAGGGCAAGCTCTTCGATTCCACAATCGCGAATGAAGGGACATGGACTCTGAAGGATAGAAAAATGGTCCGCATTGTTCttacaaagacaaagagagacgCAGCCAACTGTTGGACTTCCCTTCTAGAATCTGAGTACGCAGCCGATCCCTGGATGCAAGACCAAATGCAGAGAAAGCTTACGTTAGAGAGATTCCAGAAAGAAAATCCTGGCTTTGACTTCAGTGGAGCTGAAATATCAGGAAACTACACAAAAGGAGGACCAGATTTCTCAAACCTTGAGAAGTAA